A stretch of the Pseudoalteromonas phenolica genome encodes the following:
- a CDS encoding hybrid sensor histidine kinase/response regulator, translating into MHKIFNFVCALLIALIFISSHSHAQIPLLANEYAVKKLTAEDGFVSSEIYSIIQDQQGLIWFGTAENGVMRYDGRKVTLFEFDSMSDNGLSHNDAGNLMLDRKGNVWIGTWGGGANRYNPKTGKFDNYIHDPKSDNSISANRIQSLHHDEDGTIWLGSYDQGLNKYLGKNQFAHIKKAINGEPGLSHNRIWDIENHKSDMLWVATSYGLNLVDKTNNSFTYYFPEPDNKTPTGANEIRHILKTKEHSIYIGTQQGPFSFNLESEEFLPIGNINGENLGQVNSMIQDQEGFIWFVTSKGVFRFNPANNQIRQLELENNNGLRIIFEDSAKTLWITNEVQGIYKLVPHRKFKSLQNPELVAPNGILSDDNGDLLIATSKSEIFRWKVSSQKLIKLNDAIFSANNGFNNNRLLERPVLYLSSNEVLWVAQDEGLAQFNLLTGEVKQITYPKDDPNHKEFREIRALNSDRFGNIWIGTYKNGVYTYNPKTGQFKHLDSAYGLTHPEVLEIFRDNKNNMWIGTGDGANLWQEDMQFFMPFKSNRYNPDSLLGSIVQDIHQTKEGEIWIATQKGLNLYQPDSQSFKHVRKEDGLPTNLIRGVADDAEGYLWLTTNKGISKYSPINNTIRNFDSQDGLLGLNYYPSSLVKASNNTLFTSSQRGIEYFSSISLSSNQVEPNLILTGFNIMGQPVKLDVPYSYVTDISLSHLDYVFSFEFAVLDFISPNKNHYAYKLEGYDNNWIEIGNRNIASFTNLDGGDYRFMVKATNNNGEWSENILTVNLHVSPPIWQTWWAYTLYALLSAAAIISAIYLRTRLQNLEITRQKQFVTRLEQQVTEKTASLELQAKDLAAALEKAEEATQLKSDFLANMSHEIRTPMNGVIGMLNLLKASRLDSEQAHTVDIARTSANSLLTLINDILDFSKIEADKLELEHIEFNLRELIELLAESMSLNAQSKGVEIILDLSELEAYNIYSDPGRIRQILTNIISNAIKFTEHGEISIAAYLEPTNNKNEHILHCLIRDTGIGIPQNKLATLFDAFSQVDASTTRKYGGTGLGLSITKRLCQLLNGDINVTSEVGVGSSFEITSLVHSGTECERHNLSDLNLHVLVIDANSSSRQAMKKQLVRWGVNVTETVSGESALSLLEHKAIERSVDFNIILFDKYLPCMQGAPLAKALRAHVPSTNIKLVMMGRINEQFTQAQVFEFGVDAYFHKPMTQDSLLKTLAVASVSLRQQLESKRLTVTNSAESENSNELQNWADQAHVLLVEDNKVNQLVALKILSNVGIKTEVAENGLQAIEKLKSETKFTQILMDCQMPEMDGYQATQAIRLGEAGEDNTNIPIIAMTANAMQGDKQKCLDAGMSDYITKPIVEEQVIEKLKEWSLK; encoded by the coding sequence ATGCATAAAATCTTTAATTTTGTCTGTGCACTCTTAATTGCTCTCATTTTTATATCGAGTCACAGCCATGCCCAAATTCCATTGTTGGCTAACGAGTACGCTGTAAAAAAACTCACTGCTGAAGATGGTTTTGTATCCTCAGAAATATATTCGATCATTCAAGATCAACAAGGGCTTATTTGGTTTGGTACCGCAGAAAATGGCGTAATGCGTTACGACGGTAGAAAGGTCACTTTATTCGAGTTTGATAGCATGAGCGATAACGGGTTGTCTCATAATGATGCCGGTAACTTAATGCTAGATAGAAAAGGTAATGTATGGATTGGCACATGGGGTGGTGGAGCAAATCGATATAACCCCAAGACAGGCAAGTTTGATAACTATATCCACGACCCAAAAAGTGACAACTCTATTTCAGCAAACCGTATTCAATCTCTCCACCACGATGAAGATGGCACAATTTGGTTAGGGTCCTATGATCAAGGACTAAATAAATATCTAGGTAAAAACCAATTTGCACACATAAAAAAAGCAATAAATGGTGAGCCAGGTCTTTCCCATAATCGAATTTGGGACATCGAGAATCACAAATCAGATATGCTTTGGGTCGCGACCAGTTATGGGTTAAATTTAGTTGACAAAACAAACAATTCATTTACGTATTACTTTCCCGAGCCCGATAACAAAACGCCTACTGGCGCTAATGAAATTCGCCATATTCTGAAGACGAAAGAACACAGCATTTACATTGGCACCCAACAAGGGCCATTTTCATTTAACTTGGAATCAGAAGAGTTTTTGCCTATCGGTAATATTAACGGTGAAAACCTAGGCCAAGTAAATTCTATGATCCAAGATCAAGAAGGGTTTATATGGTTTGTTACCAGCAAAGGCGTATTCAGATTTAATCCCGCTAATAATCAAATCAGGCAACTAGAGCTAGAGAACAATAATGGCTTGAGAATAATCTTTGAAGACAGTGCCAAAACGCTTTGGATAACTAATGAAGTACAAGGTATTTATAAATTAGTGCCACACAGAAAGTTTAAATCACTACAAAACCCAGAATTAGTAGCCCCAAATGGGATCTTATCGGATGATAATGGGGACTTACTTATTGCCACTTCTAAATCCGAAATATTTAGGTGGAAAGTGTCATCACAGAAGCTAATAAAGCTAAACGATGCTATTTTTTCAGCTAACAATGGATTCAATAATAACCGCCTTCTTGAACGACCCGTGCTTTATCTTTCAAGTAACGAAGTTCTTTGGGTAGCTCAAGACGAGGGACTCGCGCAATTCAATTTATTAACCGGAGAAGTTAAACAAATTACCTACCCTAAAGATGATCCCAATCACAAAGAATTTAGAGAGATACGTGCATTAAACTCTGACCGATTCGGAAATATTTGGATAGGGACATATAAAAACGGGGTTTACACTTATAACCCTAAAACTGGTCAATTCAAGCATTTAGACTCTGCGTATGGACTCACTCACCCGGAAGTGCTCGAGATATTTAGAGATAATAAAAATAATATGTGGATAGGTACGGGCGATGGTGCAAACCTTTGGCAAGAAGACATGCAGTTTTTCATGCCATTTAAAAGCAACCGGTATAACCCTGACAGCTTACTTGGCAGTATTGTTCAAGACATTCATCAAACCAAGGAAGGGGAGATATGGATTGCAACGCAAAAAGGCTTAAACCTTTACCAGCCTGACTCACAGAGCTTCAAGCATGTTAGAAAAGAAGATGGCTTACCTACTAACTTAATCAGAGGCGTTGCAGATGATGCTGAAGGTTATCTTTGGTTAACAACGAACAAAGGCATCTCTAAATACTCACCAATAAACAATACTATTAGGAATTTTGACAGCCAAGATGGCCTTCTAGGACTGAATTACTACCCTAGTAGCTTAGTCAAAGCAAGCAATAATACTTTATTTACCAGCAGCCAACGTGGGATTGAGTATTTTAGCTCTATTTCTTTGAGCAGTAATCAAGTAGAGCCTAATCTAATTTTAACTGGCTTTAATATCATGGGACAACCAGTGAAGTTGGATGTCCCCTACTCATATGTCACAGACATAAGCCTTTCCCATTTAGATTATGTCTTTTCATTTGAATTTGCTGTCTTAGACTTTATTTCACCAAATAAAAACCACTATGCCTACAAACTTGAAGGGTATGACAACAATTGGATTGAGATAGGCAACAGAAATATTGCTTCATTCACTAATTTAGATGGTGGCGACTATAGGTTTATGGTCAAGGCGACAAATAATAATGGCGAATGGAGTGAAAATATTCTGACTGTTAACCTGCATGTGTCTCCACCTATTTGGCAAACTTGGTGGGCATATACTCTATATGCGTTACTGTCTGCAGCTGCAATTATCTCCGCAATCTACCTGAGAACTAGGTTACAAAATTTAGAAATAACGAGACAAAAGCAATTTGTTACTCGGCTTGAGCAGCAAGTTACTGAAAAAACAGCGTCACTCGAACTACAAGCAAAGGATCTTGCAGCCGCATTAGAAAAAGCAGAAGAAGCCACGCAACTAAAATCAGACTTTTTAGCCAACATGAGTCATGAAATAAGAACACCGATGAATGGTGTAATCGGCATGCTAAATTTACTTAAAGCGAGTCGGTTAGATTCAGAACAGGCACACACCGTAGATATTGCAAGAACGAGCGCCAACTCGCTCCTTACACTGATCAATGACATTTTGGACTTTTCTAAGATAGAGGCTGACAAACTCGAACTAGAACATATCGAGTTTAATTTAAGAGAATTAATAGAGTTACTTGCAGAATCTATGTCTTTAAATGCGCAAAGCAAAGGCGTAGAAATTATATTAGATTTATCAGAATTAGAAGCTTATAACATTTACTCTGATCCTGGCCGCATAAGGCAAATATTAACAAACATTATCAGTAATGCGATTAAATTCACAGAACATGGTGAAATCTCTATTGCTGCTTATTTAGAACCTACAAACAACAAAAATGAGCATATACTTCACTGCTTAATAAGAGATACAGGAATAGGTATACCTCAGAATAAACTGGCCACCTTATTTGATGCTTTTAGCCAAGTCGATGCATCCACTACGAGGAAGTACGGAGGAACAGGACTTGGTTTAAGTATTACTAAAAGGCTATGTCAGCTTCTCAACGGAGACATTAATGTAACAAGTGAAGTTGGCGTTGGCAGTAGCTTCGAAATAACGAGTCTTGTCCATAGTGGCACTGAATGCGAGCGACATAACTTGAGTGATCTCAATCTTCATGTGCTAGTTATCGATGCTAATAGCTCTAGTAGACAAGCGATGAAAAAACAACTTGTTAGGTGGGGAGTTAATGTTACTGAAACCGTGAGTGGCGAGTCTGCTTTAAGCTTACTAGAGCATAAAGCAATTGAACGCTCGGTTGATTTTAACATTATATTATTCGACAAATATCTACCATGTATGCAAGGCGCTCCTTTAGCAAAAGCGCTCAGAGCGCATGTTCCCTCTACCAATATCAAGCTGGTGATGATGGGCAGGATCAATGAACAGTTTACTCAGGCTCAGGTTTTTGAATTTGGCGTTGATGCCTATTTCCACAAACCAATGACACAAGACTCACTGTTAAAAACCCTCGCGGTAGCTAGCGTGTCACTTAGGCAACAGCTTGAGAGCAAACGTTTAACTGTCACGAACTCTGCTGAAAGTGAAAACTCTAATGAGCTGCAAAACTGGGCTGACCAAGCCCATGTACTGCTCGTGGAAGACAATAAGGTCAATCAACTCGTTGCACTGAAAATTCTAAGTAATGTAGGAATAAAAACTGAAGTTGCTGAAAATGGCTTGCAAGCCATTGAAAAATTAAAGTCAGAAACCAAATTCACTCAAATTTTAATGGACTGTCAAATGCCGGAGATGGATGGCTATCAAGCAACTCAAGCTATTCGATTAGGCGAAGCAGGTGAGGATAATACCAATATTCCCATAATTGCAATGACTGCAAATGCCATGCAGGGCGACAAACAAAAATGCCTTGATGCTGGCATGAGTGACTACATCACAAAACCAATTGTTGAAGAGCAAGTCATTGAAAAGCTGAAAGAGTGGTCATTAAAATAA
- a CDS encoding MFS transporter translates to MTRQQKQNTKPKLSFWQIWNVSFGFLGVQFGFALQNANASRILSDLGADLHSLSLFWLVAPVMGLIIQPIVGSASDKTWNRLGRRNPYILAGGIAAAFGMLLMPNSSNIATFMTPLLFGAMMLALMDAAFNLAFQPFRALVSDMVSEDQRNLGYSIQSFLINIGAVFGSILPFLLTNVIGLENVADKGEVAPSVIWAFYIGATVMLGSVLWTVLRTKEYAPGENGLPELNQEAEKLPLGERLSGFFGLMKTMPETMKRLAVVQFFSWFALFIMWVYTMPAITQHIWGVDAKWFDPDYLSQVGQVPAHIAQAKGTAGDWVGIMFAAYSVFAAIASLFMAKVANQIGRKLTYSVSLLAGAIGYISIIFWQDSTLTMVNLGITEIEVPQGAVMLLISMIGVGMAWAAILAMPYAILAGSLPPKQTGVYMGIFNFTIAAPQIVSGLFAGWILTSVFENQAIYIMMMAGGAMLLAALAVYFVKENGSETAETTSEQATA, encoded by the coding sequence ATGACCAGACAACAAAAACAAAACACCAAGCCAAAATTGAGCTTCTGGCAGATCTGGAATGTCAGTTTTGGTTTCTTAGGCGTACAGTTTGGCTTTGCCTTACAAAACGCCAATGCCAGTCGGATTCTTTCTGACCTCGGCGCCGATCTTCATTCTCTTTCTCTTTTTTGGCTAGTTGCCCCAGTAATGGGCTTAATCATCCAACCAATTGTTGGTTCAGCGTCAGATAAAACTTGGAACCGCTTAGGGCGACGCAATCCGTATATTTTAGCCGGTGGTATTGCCGCTGCATTTGGTATGTTACTGATGCCAAACTCTTCAAATATTGCCACCTTTATGACACCGCTCTTATTCGGTGCCATGATGCTGGCATTGATGGATGCTGCATTTAATTTGGCTTTCCAGCCATTCCGCGCACTTGTGTCTGATATGGTGTCAGAAGACCAACGCAACCTAGGTTATTCAATCCAGTCTTTCCTTATCAATATCGGTGCAGTATTTGGTTCGATTCTGCCTTTCTTACTAACTAATGTAATTGGTTTAGAAAACGTTGCAGATAAAGGTGAAGTCGCCCCTTCTGTTATTTGGGCATTCTATATCGGTGCAACCGTCATGCTAGGCTCAGTGCTTTGGACTGTTCTTCGCACAAAAGAATACGCACCTGGTGAAAATGGTTTACCAGAACTAAATCAAGAAGCTGAAAAACTGCCACTGGGTGAGCGCCTATCTGGTTTCTTTGGGCTAATGAAGACCATGCCTGAAACGATGAAACGTCTTGCTGTTGTGCAGTTTTTCTCATGGTTTGCTCTATTCATTATGTGGGTTTACACCATGCCAGCCATCACTCAGCATATTTGGGGGGTGGATGCAAAATGGTTTGATCCTGACTACCTATCTCAAGTTGGCCAAGTACCTGCACATATTGCACAAGCTAAGGGTACGGCAGGCGACTGGGTCGGCATTATGTTCGCTGCATACTCGGTTTTTGCTGCTATTGCGTCATTATTTATGGCGAAAGTCGCCAACCAAATTGGTCGTAAGCTGACTTACTCTGTCTCACTATTAGCAGGTGCCATTGGCTATATCAGTATCATATTCTGGCAAGACAGTACGCTGACAATGGTGAACTTAGGGATCACTGAAATCGAAGTACCACAAGGTGCTGTGATGTTACTTATTTCAATGATTGGTGTAGGTATGGCGTGGGCAGCGATTTTAGCTATGCCTTATGCCATTCTTGCAGGCAGCTTACCGCCGAAACAAACTGGCGTGTATATGGGTATTTTCAACTTCACCATTGCCGCGCCACAAATTGTATCAGGCTTGTTTGCAGGTTGGATCTTAACCTCAGTATTTGAAAACCAAGCAATTTACATCATGATGATGGCCGGTGGTGCAATGCTACTCGCAGCCTTAGCTGTTTACTTTGTAAAAGAAAATGGCTCGGAAACAGCTGAGACCACTTCAGAGCAAGCAACTGCTTAA
- a CDS encoding quinone oxidoreductase family protein, whose translation MKAIQLEQTGSSEQINFTKIDPPKLSEGQVLVKVAAAPVNFIDTIIREGNMPPGMMPELPFIPGVEGSGIIVDANNSNLSVGQRVAYLGPIGASMYAEYTAVEADKLVLIDDSVDLIEAGAMPVTYFTAYHMLHNVARVEANKFALIYASTGGVGTALIQLAKAAGLKVIALDRKDEKVTRALELGADFAFNSTHDWISEVKQVTGGNGVNYIFNPVAGDTIKDDIEVLATLGHIVVFGFLAGAGETNTQQTIMQHFGKSPTITYSEIYATYFNNFPLVKSSLEQVYRLFKAGKVKPIVSTLPLGDAKKAHDLIESGQVMGKLVLTPGFS comes from the coding sequence ATGAAAGCAATTCAGTTAGAGCAAACAGGCAGCAGTGAACAGATAAATTTCACGAAAATTGACCCTCCAAAACTTTCCGAAGGCCAAGTATTAGTAAAGGTTGCAGCAGCACCTGTGAATTTTATAGATACGATTATTCGTGAAGGAAATATGCCGCCGGGCATGATGCCTGAATTACCTTTTATACCTGGTGTTGAAGGTAGCGGCATTATAGTAGATGCAAATAATAGCAATTTGTCTGTCGGTCAAAGAGTTGCATATCTGGGACCAATAGGTGCTTCTATGTATGCAGAGTATACGGCAGTTGAAGCCGATAAACTTGTTTTGATAGATGACAGTGTTGATTTAATAGAAGCTGGCGCTATGCCGGTCACATATTTCACGGCATATCATATGTTACATAATGTCGCGCGAGTTGAAGCAAATAAATTTGCGCTTATATATGCTTCTACTGGCGGTGTCGGCACAGCCTTAATCCAACTGGCTAAAGCAGCTGGGCTGAAAGTCATTGCGTTGGATAGAAAAGACGAAAAAGTAACTAGAGCGCTTGAGTTAGGTGCTGACTTTGCATTTAATTCGACTCATGATTGGATATCTGAGGTTAAGCAGGTAACTGGAGGTAACGGCGTTAATTATATTTTTAACCCTGTTGCTGGAGATACCATTAAAGATGACATAGAAGTTCTTGCTACTTTGGGCCATATAGTAGTTTTTGGTTTTTTAGCAGGCGCTGGCGAAACAAACACACAGCAAACAATAATGCAGCACTTTGGTAAATCACCGACAATTACTTATTCTGAGATTTATGCGACTTATTTTAATAACTTCCCTCTAGTGAAATCGTCTTTAGAGCAAGTTTATAGGTTATTTAAAGCAGGCAAGGTTAAACCAATCGTATCGACCTTACCATTAGGTGATGCAAAAAAAGCACATGATCTGATAGAAAGTGGTCAGGTAATGGGAAAATTAGTACTAACACCTGGCTTTTCTTAA
- a CDS encoding cytochrome-c peroxidase produces the protein MKKLLLLTSLIALSACNNDTPVFIEDDNNIGSLPSIPPSPENNPTTDEKVKLGKLLFWDPILSGNKDIACASCHHPNHGYAENLDLSIGVGGSGLSENRHGGKLIHRNAPTILNTAFNGMDEDGAVDPLNSPMFWDKRANSLEEQALLVLQSDVEMRGDTISEDDIMQVLSERLLNIAEYRSLFNNAFGDETINAERITQAIAAFERSLIASNSPFDLYARGDENALTDQQIRGMDAFVEAGCAQCHDGPMFSDFELHQLPVKENAKLVQLGVVDEGNEKRFRTPSLRNLSFTAPYMHNGTEATLRDAILFYDDIANPGNSEELANLNFDDVDSETLDAIEAFIHALSDDSFDKSIPQTVPSNLKPGGNI, from the coding sequence ATGAAAAAATTATTATTACTTACTAGCTTGATAGCCCTTAGCGCATGCAATAATGACACACCTGTTTTTATTGAAGATGATAACAACATAGGCAGCCTGCCAAGTATTCCCCCTTCACCAGAAAATAATCCAACGACTGATGAAAAAGTTAAATTAGGCAAACTACTATTTTGGGACCCTATTCTATCGGGAAATAAAGATATAGCCTGTGCAAGTTGTCATCACCCAAATCATGGTTATGCTGAAAATTTAGACTTAAGCATTGGTGTGGGCGGCTCTGGCCTGTCTGAAAATAGGCATGGCGGAAAGCTTATCCATCGCAATGCACCAACGATTTTAAATACCGCCTTTAATGGTATGGATGAAGACGGAGCAGTAGACCCGCTAAATAGCCCAATGTTTTGGGACAAACGTGCTAATTCATTAGAAGAGCAAGCTTTGCTCGTTTTGCAATCTGACGTTGAAATGCGCGGGGATACCATCTCAGAAGATGACATTATGCAGGTACTCTCAGAGCGTTTACTTAATATCGCTGAGTATCGCAGCCTTTTTAATAATGCATTTGGCGATGAAACTATAAATGCCGAACGAATCACACAAGCGATTGCCGCTTTTGAACGTAGTTTAATCGCCTCAAACAGTCCTTTTGACCTGTACGCACGCGGTGATGAAAACGCCTTAACCGATCAGCAAATTCGCGGTATGGATGCTTTTGTTGAAGCTGGTTGTGCGCAATGTCATGACGGTCCTATGTTCTCTGACTTTGAATTACATCAACTCCCTGTAAAAGAAAACGCCAAGTTAGTTCAACTAGGAGTTGTTGATGAAGGTAATGAGAAGCGCTTTAGAACACCCTCACTTCGAAACCTCAGTTTCACTGCGCCTTATATGCATAACGGTACAGAAGCGACATTGCGTGATGCAATTCTATTTTACGACGACATTGCCAACCCTGGAAACTCAGAAGAGCTGGCGAATTTGAATTTTGATGATGTAGATTCAGAAACACTAGATGCTATTGAGGCTTTTATTCATGCCTTGAGTGATGATAGCTTTGACAAGAGTATTCCGCAGACAGTGCCAAGCAACTTAAAGCCTGGTGGGAATATATAG
- a CDS encoding glucokinase, with product MTTNAKLITHIIADIGGTNIRLAIVDEQADGYYRNISTYKCADYAGLAEVLKLYISEQQLENSRLSACLAIACPVDDDLISMTNLPWQFSQSALKETLKLESLTLINDYTAIAMAIPLLSDAQKVKIGDGEAVAGKPISVCGPGTGLGVANLIPVGDKWHCVSGEGGHVDYAPVGELEIEILRFLNKIKQRVSYEQLLSGYGLEQVYQAVSAIKQNPNTEKLSAQQVSERGLSNDCEYCNLALNVFCRVLGAFAGNLALTCNSLGGVYIAGGIVPRFVDFLKSTAFRERFESKGRLSHIPRQAPTYVIIENQPGLLGAAAFSMQM from the coding sequence ATGACAACAAATGCAAAGCTCATCACTCATATTATCGCAGACATTGGCGGCACCAATATTCGTCTTGCCATTGTCGACGAGCAAGCCGACGGCTATTACCGCAATATCAGTACCTATAAATGTGCTGATTACGCCGGTCTTGCTGAAGTATTAAAGCTGTATATCAGCGAACAGCAATTAGAAAACAGCCGCTTAAGTGCTTGTTTAGCCATCGCGTGCCCGGTGGATGATGATTTGATTTCAATGACAAACCTGCCTTGGCAGTTTTCTCAATCGGCATTAAAAGAAACATTAAAGCTTGAATCTTTAACGCTGATTAATGATTACACTGCCATTGCCATGGCTATTCCACTTTTGAGTGATGCACAAAAAGTGAAAATCGGTGATGGTGAAGCCGTTGCTGGTAAACCAATTTCAGTGTGTGGCCCAGGTACCGGCCTAGGTGTTGCGAATCTAATTCCTGTTGGTGACAAATGGCACTGTGTCAGTGGCGAAGGGGGTCATGTTGATTATGCCCCAGTTGGCGAGCTCGAAATTGAGATTTTGCGTTTCTTAAACAAGATTAAGCAGCGTGTATCTTACGAGCAATTATTGTCGGGTTATGGCTTAGAGCAGGTTTATCAGGCTGTTTCTGCCATTAAACAAAACCCAAACACTGAAAAGCTTTCAGCACAGCAAGTATCAGAGCGCGGTTTAAGCAATGACTGTGAATACTGTAACCTAGCACTCAATGTGTTTTGTCGCGTACTCGGTGCATTTGCAGGTAATTTGGCGCTAACATGCAATAGCCTCGGCGGTGTCTATATCGCAGGTGGCATAGTGCCGCGCTTTGTTGATTTCTTAAAATCAACGGCATTCAGAGAGCGCTTTGAGAGCAAAGGCCGATTATCACACATTCCACGCCAAGCACCGACTTATGTGATCATAGAAAATCAGCCAGGATTATTAGGGGCAGCAGCATTTTCGATGCAAATGTAA
- a CDS encoding LysR family transcriptional regulator — protein sequence MMDRVLDDLTIFCAVVKSGSLKKAAAQLNIPHSTVSRRIDNLEHQLGLKLLHRTTRAVKVSERGLNLYNDSAPMLTSLRSAITSAIEDEVSFKGKLSVSMPVRAGIDFLGAWLIDFSTLHSELKLEVALSNQNKQLVNDGIDLAFRVGPLVDSAAIAQPLWDIPYTVCCNQHFLKNHKIKSNLLTQHQLTVLPSVVVKPAEKWAFIDDKKAQRLITPNEQLTVDDLGLALHAVQTGQYMAYLPTSMLDGLKLELIDIEALKPRTRVMYAYYMGRRHAQSQIKHLIEYIKERFEAKQPA from the coding sequence ATGATGGATAGAGTGCTCGATGATTTAACTATCTTTTGTGCAGTAGTGAAGTCTGGCAGTTTGAAAAAAGCCGCTGCCCAGCTAAATATCCCACATAGTACTGTTAGTCGCAGAATTGATAACCTAGAGCATCAATTAGGATTAAAGCTGTTACACCGAACTACGCGAGCAGTTAAAGTCTCAGAGAGAGGCCTTAATCTCTACAATGACAGCGCTCCGATGCTAACGAGTCTAAGAAGCGCCATCACATCTGCAATAGAAGATGAAGTTTCATTTAAAGGAAAACTCAGTGTATCTATGCCAGTCCGTGCAGGTATAGATTTCTTAGGGGCGTGGTTAATAGACTTTTCAACTCTACACAGTGAGTTAAAACTTGAGGTGGCGTTATCAAACCAGAATAAACAACTGGTTAATGACGGTATAGATTTAGCGTTTAGAGTCGGCCCTTTAGTTGACTCAGCTGCAATCGCTCAGCCTCTTTGGGATATTCCCTACACAGTTTGTTGTAATCAGCACTTTTTAAAAAATCACAAGATTAAGTCAAATTTACTTACTCAACATCAACTTACAGTGTTGCCAAGCGTTGTTGTTAAACCTGCTGAAAAATGGGCATTCATTGACGACAAAAAAGCGCAACGACTGATAACCCCCAATGAGCAACTCACTGTTGATGATTTGGGGTTAGCTTTGCATGCAGTGCAAACAGGTCAGTATATGGCTTACTTACCCACCTCTATGCTTGATGGACTTAAGCTTGAATTGATTGATATTGAAGCATTAAAACCTAGAACACGAGTCATGTATGCCTATTACATGGGGCGTAGACACGCACAAAGCCAAATTAAGCATTTAATTGAATATATAAAAGAGAGATTTGAAGCAAAGCAACCAGCCTAA